The Halanaerobium saccharolyticum subsp. saccharolyticum DSM 6643 genome segment GATTTCTCCTTTATTTTTTTATGAATTGGTTTAAGGCCCATTACATCCAACAGTCTTACAAATAGTTTAAATTACATTTGTGACCATTTTTTAACAATTCATGATGTATTCTAGAGCTTCCATAGCTGCCGCTATGCTGCCAGTATATTCTGACTTTTTTGAATATCTATACTACTTTATAAATCATATATTGCTTTCGTCGACCTTCGTTGCCCTGTGACCACCAAAATATTAATAACAGTCTAACACAGATTAATACAAAACAAAAAAAGGACTATACAATTTCTCATATAGCCCATTACAAGTTAATATATTTTACTGTCTACTTGACAGGGACATGTTCATTCCTCTAATCTTTATTAAATTTCATTTAGAACTATAACTTCTCTATTACAAGAGATTTTTTTATTTTTAAATTTATATCTTCATTTGCCTCCATTATTTGATCTGCTTGATAATCGTAAACTGTAAAGTCATCATCTCCTGGCATTACTATTTGATAATTAACCTGTGCACCAAGAAATGCTGCCCATCTTATTTGAGTTATTATATCTGCTTCATCTTTATCACAAATTTCCACATCATGAGGCCTTATCATTACTAAAACTCTATCGTCTTCACTAAATTCATCAGTATCAACCTTTGATTTAATTTTATAATCATCAATTCTAATAACCGCTGTATCATCTATTATTTTTTCAATATAGCCTTTTAGAAAATTAGCTTCTCCTATAAAATCACCAACAAATTTATTTGCTGGGTTATTATATATCTCTACAGGAGTACCAATCTGTTCAATTCTTCCTTTATTCATAATTGCCATTTGATCTGAAAGAGTCATTGCCTCTTCCTGATCATGAGTAACATAAATTGTTGTTAGTCCTAATTTGCGCTGAATATTTTTTATTTCTTCTCTCATATAAATTCTCAATTTAGCATCCAAATTACTAAGAGGCTCATCTAAAAGCAAAACTTTAGGCTCATTGACAAGTAGTCGAGCAATTGCAACTCTCTGCTGTTGACCTCCCGAAAGTTGAGTAGGAAGTCTTCCTCCCATATTGTCCAACTGAAGTAATTCAAGACCTTTATTAACTTTATCTTTAACTTCTTGATTACTCATTTTTTTTACTCTTAAACCATATGCAATATTTTCAAACACTGACATATGAGGAAAAAGTGCATAATTTTGAAAAACAGTACCAGTCGGTCTTTTATAAGGAGGTACGCCTCTAACATTTTCACTTCCGATTAATACTTTACCTTCTTCTGGTTTATAAAAACCACCAATACATCTTAATGTGGTAGTTTTTCCACAACCGCTCGGTCCTAAAAGTGTTGTGAGTTTGCCCTTTTCAAAAGTTATATCTATATTATCTACTGCAGTAATTATTTTTCCTTCATCTGAAAATTTTTTGGTTAAGCTTTGTAACTGAACAGGTACTTTTTCTAAATGAAAATCAACATTTCTGTTAACCATAATCTCTTCCTCCCCCTTATAATTTTATATTTAATAGATCCATTTTTGTTATTTTATATAGTACTACAACTATAACAACAACAATAATCATTAAAATTATTGACATTGCAGCAGCTTCTCCTAATTGACCATAGTTTATAAAATTATAAATGTCTACTGACATTAAACGATGATCTGGAGAAACCAGAAAAATAGTTGATGTTAGCTCAGTTATTGCTCTAATAAAAGCAAAGAGAAATCCACTAAAAAAAGCTGGTTTAAGAAGCGGTAATACAATTTTCTGAAAAGTAACATGCCAGCGAGCACCCATGTCTGCAGAAGATTCCTCCATTGAAATGTCAAGCTGTTGCAAATTTGAAGATGCAGTTCTTAATGCAAATGGCATTCTACGAATGATATAATCAAAAACAATGATTAGTGCAGTTCCTGTTAAAATTAGCGGAGGCTTATTGAAGGCAATAACAAAACCAAGTCCCATCATAGTTCCTGGAACAGCATAAGGTAAAGTTGACACAGAATCCATTAGTTTTTTACCAATAAATTTTTGCCTTACTACAATATAACTGATCAAAATACCCAACATTGCTGCTCCCAAACCTCCAATAAATGCTAATATAGTACTATTAGTAATCGATTCTAATGATCTATCAAATACAGTCGTATAATGACTTAAAGTAAAGGAATTATCGATACCCCAAGTCTGAGAAAAACTACCGAGGAGTATTGTTAAATAAATTGAAATTACGATAATAGAAACAAGTGTACATATAATAAACAAAAAATATTTTATGTTTTTAGGAAGTTCAGTTGTTTCACCATGAGCTGCGTTGCCTGTCACTGTAACATAAGAAGCTTTCTTTTTAAATTTATTTTGAAGAAAAAAGACTAAAGAACTTGGTATTAAAAGAATTACTGCTACAGTAGTTCCCATCTGCCAGTTACCTACTCCTAAAACCTGAATAACTGCTTCTACAGCCAGAGTGGTTTCTCCACCACCTAAAATAGCTGGAGCACCAAAAGCTGCCAGATTAGTCATGAAAATTAAAAGTGATGCTGCCATAATAGCAGGAGTTATTAAGGGGAATGTAATAGTTCTAATTATTCTCAAAGGTGGGGCACCTAAATCCATTGCAGCGCTCTCCAGCTCAGAGCCTAATCCTGTAAAAGCTGCAGCTGTCACTATGTATGCAAGTGGAAATAGCGTAATAATCTGTGAAAAAACTACTCCATGCCAGCCGTAAATCACAAATCTAAAATCAAATAATGAATAAAGTATGTTATTAACAATTCCTTTTCTACCAAATAATAATATTAAAGAAAATGCGTTAATAAATGCTGGGGTAATCATTGGTAGAATACCAATAAACATAAAAAATTTTTTGCCTGGAATATTACTTTTGGTTATTGCAAAAGCAAAAATAGTACCTAAAATTACTGCCCCTAAAGTTGCTGTCACAGCAATCAGCATTGTATTATAGAAAACACCTCTAAAATAACTAGACTTTAAAAACTCTAGATAATTTATAAATCCTATATAATTACCACTATAATCAGTAATACTTTTACTTAGTACCTGAGCTATAGGATATATTATAAAATAAAGCAGTATCATAGATATAATAAATATGATAACTTTAACAATGGGTTCAAGCTTAGGCTGAGCAATTTTTTCTTTTTTAAATAATTTCATTTGTGCTTATACCCCCCCTATAAAATTTAGGACCAACCATAAATAACTAACTTCTATAAATTATTTAATATTAAAAATGAAAAGCTTACAAAAATCTTTAGTGAGCAACCTGTAAAAATTTAGCAAGCATATCATTTTTATTTTCCGCTGCCCAGCTGTAATCATCTTCAAAAACAACTAGTTCACTAAGTGGTTTTGCACCTTCAGGAGGATCAACATCTGTTCTTACAGAATAATTACCCTCTTTTTTTACAATTTCTTGAGCTTTTTTAGATAGCATAAAGTTAAGAAATGCATCTCCACCTTCTGGATTTGGAGAATTAGCCACTAAAGCTGAACAAGATGGCGCTGCATAAACAGGTTCTGGGAAAATAGCTTTGATTGGATATCCCTCATTTTGCATGCGATAAATGCGATCATAAAATTGAATTGCTAATGGATATTCTCCCCTTGCAGTTAAAAGACTTGGAGTTGTACCACTTCTGGTATATTGACCAATATTTTTGCTTAAATTTTCAATATAATCCCAACCCAATTCTGACTCAATACCAGTTTCAT includes the following:
- a CDS encoding ABC transporter ATP-binding protein — encoded protein: MVNRNVDFHLEKVPVQLQSLTKKFSDEGKIITAVDNIDITFEKGKLTTLLGPSGCGKTTTLRCIGGFYKPEEGKVLIGSENVRGVPPYKRPTGTVFQNYALFPHMSVFENIAYGLRVKKMSNQEVKDKVNKGLELLQLDNMGGRLPTQLSGGQQQRVAIARLLVNEPKVLLLDEPLSNLDAKLRIYMREEIKNIQRKLGLTTIYVTHDQEEAMTLSDQMAIMNKGRIEQIGTPVEIYNNPANKFVGDFIGEANFLKGYIEKIIDDTAVIRIDDYKIKSKVDTDEFSEDDRVLVMIRPHDVEICDKDEADIITQIRWAAFLGAQVNYQIVMPGDDDFTVYDYQADQIMEANEDINLKIKKSLVIEKL
- a CDS encoding ABC transporter permease, translating into MKLFKKEKIAQPKLEPIVKVIIFIISMILLYFIIYPIAQVLSKSITDYSGNYIGFINYLEFLKSSYFRGVFYNTMLIAVTATLGAVILGTIFAFAITKSNIPGKKFFMFIGILPMITPAFINAFSLILLFGRKGIVNNILYSLFDFRFVIYGWHGVVFSQIITLFPLAYIVTAAAFTGLGSELESAAMDLGAPPLRIIRTITFPLITPAIMAASLLIFMTNLAAFGAPAILGGGETTLAVEAVIQVLGVGNWQMGTTVAVILLIPSSLVFFLQNKFKKKASYVTVTGNAAHGETTELPKNIKYFLFIICTLVSIIVISIYLTILLGSFSQTWGIDNSFTLSHYTTVFDRSLESITNSTILAFIGGLGAAMLGILISYIVVRQKFIGKKLMDSVSTLPYAVPGTMMGLGFVIAFNKPPLILTGTALIIVFDYIIRRMPFALRTASSNLQQLDISMEESSADMGARWHVTFQKIVLPLLKPAFFSGFLFAFIRAITELTSTIFLVSPDHRLMSVDIYNFINYGQLGEAAAMSIILMIIVVVIVVVLYKITKMDLLNIKL